One stretch of Microbacterium terrae DNA includes these proteins:
- a CDS encoding metal-dependent transcriptional regulator has protein sequence MTDLIDTTEMYLRTILELEEENIQPLRARISERLGHSGPTVSQTIGRMERDGLVVVSEDRTLELTGSGRQKAVDVMRKHRLAERLLSDVIGLDWAYVHEEACRWEHVMSEQVERRLVELLGHPTESPYGNPIPGLDQLGDIPANGFDQGVVGLVRRLNDIGGPITGTVRRLAEPAQVDPELLQQLKGAGVVPGAAGDFRFSEGYVLVQMDGNDEALELPIEVAAHVFLVADAD, from the coding sequence ATGACGGATCTCATCGACACCACCGAGATGTACCTGCGTACGATCCTCGAGCTCGAGGAGGAGAACATCCAGCCGCTGCGCGCGCGCATCTCGGAGCGCCTCGGGCACTCCGGCCCGACCGTGTCGCAGACGATCGGGCGCATGGAGCGCGACGGACTGGTCGTGGTGTCGGAGGACCGCACGCTCGAGCTCACCGGCTCGGGGCGGCAGAAGGCCGTCGACGTGATGCGCAAGCACCGGCTCGCCGAGCGCCTGCTGTCCGATGTGATCGGGCTGGACTGGGCCTACGTGCACGAAGAGGCCTGCCGCTGGGAGCACGTCATGAGCGAGCAGGTCGAGCGCCGCCTCGTCGAGCTCCTCGGGCACCCCACCGAGTCGCCGTACGGCAACCCCATCCCGGGGCTCGACCAGCTGGGCGACATCCCCGCGAACGGCTTCGATCAGGGCGTGGTCGGCCTCGTCCGCCGCCTCAACGACATCGGCGGACCGATCACCGGCACCGTGCGACGGCTCGCCGAGCCTGCGCAGGTCGACCCCGAGCTGCTGCAGCAGCTCAAGGGCGCCGGAGTCGTCCCCGGTGCTGCCGGCGACTTCCGCTTCAGCGAGGGGTACGTGCTCGTGCAGATGGACGGCAATGACGAGGCACTCGAGCTGCCGATCGAGGTCGCCGCACACGTCTTCCTGGTCGCCGACGCCGACTGA